One part of the Candidatus Poribacteria bacterium genome encodes these proteins:
- a CDS encoding SDR family oxidoreductase, translating to MNLGLTDKIAVVGASSKGLGRAIALGLAQEGAKVTICARDSDILEATADDIRKQTGTEVLAVPTDVSQPEQVENLIHTAVDHFGGIDILVNNAGGPRAGRFDDLEAQDYQDAVQLNLMSTINLCRAVVPTMQARGGGRIINLTSVSVKQPVDNLMLSNMARTGVIGFAKTLATELAPDKILVNNVCPGIIFTDRIQQLATVRAEEAGITFDEALANMTEDIPLGRIGDPDEFANLVVFLASERASYITGTTIQVDGGMVKSLL from the coding sequence ATGAATCTCGGACTCACGGATAAAATTGCAGTCGTAGGTGCCTCGAGCAAAGGGCTTGGACGCGCGATTGCCCTCGGTTTGGCACAGGAGGGAGCGAAAGTCACCATCTGCGCGAGAGATAGCGACATACTGGAAGCAACAGCAGATGACATTCGCAAACAGACCGGCACAGAAGTTTTAGCGGTGCCAACAGATGTTAGTCAGCCGGAACAGGTTGAAAATCTCATTCATACAGCCGTTGATCACTTTGGTGGTATTGATATTTTAGTTAACAACGCCGGTGGACCCAGAGCCGGACGATTTGATGACTTGGAAGCGCAGGATTATCAGGATGCCGTCCAGTTGAATTTGATGAGTACGATAAATCTCTGTCGTGCTGTTGTCCCAACGATGCAGGCGCGCGGGGGTGGACGGATTATCAATCTCACCTCTGTTTCTGTTAAGCAACCTGTTGATAATCTCATGTTATCAAACATGGCACGGACAGGTGTAATCGGCTTTGCGAAGACACTCGCCACGGAGTTAGCACCAGACAAAATCCTCGTTAACAACGTCTGCCCCGGTATTATCTTTACGGACCGCATCCAGCAGCTCGCAACGGTACGTGCGGAAGAGGCAGGCATCACATTTGATGAGGCACTCGCAAATATGACGGAGGACATTCCGCTTGGTAGAATTGGCGATCCCGATGAGTTCGCAAACTTAGTTGTATTCCTCGCGTCGGAGCGCGCAAGTTACATAACAGGAACAACGATTCAGGTAGATGGCGGCATGGTGAAATCACTGCTTTAA
- a CDS encoding dockerin type I domain-containing protein, whose amino-acid sequence MFKKIVYSMLILLLVGGVSFSALGHGNLPTLLEDVNKDGIVNIQDLVLVAASFGQPRDRNAEQDPDVNRDGIVNILDLVRVSNSFGQTAPDENSAYHDIQEYVFDKSCASSTCHAAPANSFGLNLTYGLSYENLVGRAPNNPAAAAAGMKLVDPGNPENSFLLTKLMGPTAPEQGARMPFNSGMLHNGKINAVPTWIEAGAPQTGKIAGIGDLGVLRDPDEKFEPPAPPPPGEGYQLRLPPFKIEPGTEREIYYSTQITDENGDPVQGDIFINRVEIFYPAGSHHFILYRFTEEGLANGVPGRGITPGIGVDPADSFRELDTEDPQVLGNFGVDRLFVVGTQTDDTLFQFPAGVGLRLPGDTIYDLNSHYINLLGDETLIGETYVNIYTIPEEEVQYEAVEIFVSNRSINVPPGTTRVAKMTWYIEDELERRGHDPSTALNVFLLTSHMHRHGELFEVFQGSTGGLLHRSVAYDDAPIDLFDPVLRLDSDDTIKFQCTHNNYDTNEPLEFGLTSEDEMCIIFGYYYIPTESAGEIIK is encoded by the coding sequence ATGTTTAAAAAAATTGTTTATTCTATGCTCATCCTTCTGCTGGTAGGTGGTGTGTCCTTTTCTGCACTTGGACACGGTAATCTTCCGACGCTGCTGGAGGATGTTAACAAAGACGGGATCGTGAACATTCAAGACTTGGTGCTTGTTGCTGCGTCCTTTGGACAACCGAGGGATCGCAATGCCGAGCAGGATCCTGATGTAAATCGCGATGGGATCGTCAATATCCTGGACCTCGTTCGGGTGAGCAACAGTTTTGGGCAAACTGCCCCGGATGAAAACTCGGCATATCACGATATTCAGGAATATGTCTTTGATAAAAGTTGTGCGAGCAGTACTTGCCATGCTGCGCCCGCGAATTCTTTTGGTTTGAATCTCACCTACGGCCTCTCCTACGAAAATTTGGTTGGACGCGCCCCAAATAACCCGGCGGCAGCAGCGGCGGGTATGAAACTCGTTGATCCGGGGAATCCAGAGAACAGTTTTCTTTTGACGAAACTGATGGGACCGACAGCACCGGAACAGGGAGCGCGGATGCCGTTCAATAGTGGCATGCTTCATAATGGAAAAATAAATGCGGTTCCTACATGGATTGAGGCAGGCGCGCCACAGACTGGTAAAATAGCAGGTATCGGGGACCTCGGTGTCCTACGCGATCCTGACGAAAAATTTGAACCACCCGCGCCACCACCACCTGGAGAAGGGTATCAACTCCGTTTACCGCCGTTCAAAATTGAACCCGGCACTGAACGCGAAATTTACTATTCCACCCAAATCACTGATGAAAACGGAGATCCGGTACAGGGAGACATCTTTATTAATAGAGTTGAGATTTTCTATCCTGCTGGTAGCCATCACTTCATTCTATATCGGTTTACCGAAGAAGGTTTGGCGAATGGTGTCCCAGGGAGGGGTATCACACCTGGAATTGGTGTTGATCCAGCAGATTCTTTCCGTGAACTTGACACAGAGGATCCGCAGGTACTCGGCAATTTTGGTGTTGATAGGCTTTTCGTTGTTGGAACGCAAACCGATGATACCCTCTTTCAGTTCCCCGCAGGTGTAGGCTTACGACTGCCCGGCGACACGATTTACGACCTCAATTCGCACTACATCAATCTGCTCGGTGACGAGACACTGATTGGCGAAACCTACGTTAACATCTATACGATTCCAGAGGAAGAAGTCCAATACGAGGCAGTTGAAATTTTCGTTTCTAACCGGTCAATTAACGTGCCACCCGGAACAACGCGCGTTGCCAAAATGACGTGGTATATTGAAGATGAGTTGGAGCGCCGGGGTCACGACCCAAGTACAGCATTGAACGTCTTTTTGCTGACATCCCACATGCATCGGCATGGAGAATTGTTTGAAGTTTTTCAGGGATCAACAGGCGGTTTGCTGCATCGGAGTGTTGCTTACGATGATGCCCCCATTGACCTTTTTGATCCAGTCCTTCGTTTAGATTCGGACGATACAATCAAGTTCCAGTGTACCCACAACAACTACGATACAAATGAACCGCTCGAATTCGGACTTACGTCTGAGGATGAGATGTGCATTATCTTCGGTTATTATTATATCCCGACTGAAAGTGCGGGAGAAATAATTAAGTAG
- a CDS encoding glycosyltransferase family 2 protein has protein sequence MMLISVIIPAFNEEQTIGQVLKALCALPFEKQLIVVNDGSTDGTYEVLEELRATYKLTVVQCKENRGKGFAIRSGLPYVKGEAVVIQDADMELAPADLPELLKSLEKENVQVVYGSRFLNGRGNASFHNFIANRILAAYTNLLYGCRITDESTGYKAFSTELITRLNLTCEGFEFCPEVTAKILRAGYHIDEVPVSYFPRTKKEGKKLRFWSDGFFAAWTLLKYRFISKKELFKNTTQNELR, from the coding sequence ATGATGTTAATATCTGTTATCATTCCTGCGTTTAACGAAGAGCAGACAATCGGACAGGTGCTGAAGGCACTATGTGCCTTGCCATTTGAGAAACAGCTGATTGTTGTTAATGATGGCTCTACCGATGGAACTTATGAAGTGCTTGAGGAACTGCGTGCGACTTATAAATTGACAGTCGTGCAGTGTAAAGAGAACAGAGGTAAAGGCTTCGCGATTCGGAGTGGACTTCCATACGTAAAAGGAGAGGCGGTCGTTATTCAAGATGCGGACATGGAATTGGCTCCGGCGGATCTCCCTGAACTATTGAAGTCGCTGGAAAAAGAAAACGTTCAGGTGGTTTACGGCTCAAGATTTCTAAATGGACGAGGGAACGCCAGTTTTCATAACTTCATCGCAAATCGTATTCTTGCTGCCTACACCAATCTCCTTTATGGGTGTCGAATTACGGATGAGTCTACAGGTTACAAAGCCTTTTCAACAGAACTGATAACGCGGTTAAATTTAACATGTGAAGGATTTGAATTCTGTCCGGAGGTCACAGCAAAAATTTTGCGCGCTGGCTATCACATTGATGAGGTACCAGTTTCCTATTTCCCGCGTACGAAGAAGGAAGGCAAGAAACTCCGATTCTGGTCGGACGGATTCTTTGCCGCGTGGACGCTCTTAAAATACCGATTCATTTCAAAAAAAGAACTTTTCAAAAATACGACGCAAAATGAATTGCGTTAA